From the genome of Latilactobacillus curvatus JCM 1096 = DSM 20019:
AATTGCTCTGTCATCCGAATCCCCCTCTTTATTCTGTTGCTTTAATAATGGCTACTAATCGTTGTTCTAGCACGACCAAATCAATTGCATTTAATCGCGCAAAATTGATGCGCAACGCATCTGTTTTAAGCCCAAATAATGATCCTGGTGCGACAGCAAGCTGATGATCAATAAAGGTTTTTAAGCGTAATTTATGGTTCGGATGGGTCACCCAAATATAATAACCTCCCGCTGGTAAGTAAACGTGCCAATCGGGTAATACCCTTTCAAGCATCTTATAGGTTGCTTGTGCACGTTCTTGAAGCGTCCCCTTAAGTTGATCCAACTGCGTTTGAAATTGCGGATCCCCCATCGCTAAGGTCACCATGACTTGCGCCATAATGCTTGGCACTAAATCCATTTCATGTTGCACGCGGGTCAACTGTTCGATGACTTGCGGAGTAGCAGCTACCCACCCGATTCGGCTACTAGCCCCCATAATTTTGGACAACGAACTAATATAAATAACATTATCCGGATCAAGTTGCTTTAACGTTGGGATTGGCCTAGTCGTATCAAATCCTAACCAACCAAAGACATCATCTTCTACGATTGGTATTTGATGCATCTGGCATAAATGAACAACTGCTTTTCTTTTTTGAAAACTCATTACGTGCCCCGTTGGATTTTGATAATCTGGATTGAGAATAACCAACTTAACACGGTGCTTAATGATTAGCTCTTCTAAAGCAGTCAAATAAATCCCATCAGCATCAACTGAAGCTTCATAGACACGGACACCCGTCGCTTCAAACAAAGTTGAGTCATGAAAAAAGGAGGGTGATTCAATTGCAACAGCATCACCTGGCGTCAATAAACCCTGTAATATTAAAAAGAGTGATTGTTGCACACCGGCAGTCATTAATAACTGCTCTTCGGTAAAAAATAGCCGTTTATTGTGTTGATCCAATTGATTAATTGCCGTAATAAGTGGTTGATAGCCTCGTGGTGTCTCTAATGCTTGTGCAGTAATAA
Proteins encoded in this window:
- a CDS encoding PLP-dependent aminotransferase family protein, translating into MIEWLQYLPEQKPKYMAIKKMIISLIDKGQLSSGDQLPPERQLAKLLSVNRSTVTRASDELVADGVIERRVGSGTFVSQQARPQARRVNWHTYLISQRQSQSQNERRQLQQLIRRKPEKLIDVYSSDLPLELVPQFQFPALTWQDFITAQALETPRGYQPLITAINQLDQHNKRLFFTEEQLLMTAGVQQSLFLILQGLLTPGDAVAIESPSFFHDSTLFEATGVRVYEASVDADGIYLTALEELIIKHRVKLVILNPDYQNPTGHVMSFQKRKAVVHLCQMHQIPIVEDDVFGWLGFDTTRPIPTLKQLDPDNVIYISSLSKIMGASSRIGWVAATPQVIEQLTRVQHEMDLVPSIMAQVMVTLAMGDPQFQTQLDQLKGTLQERAQATYKMLERVLPDWHVYLPAGGYYIWVTHPNHKLRLKTFIDHQLAVAPGSLFGLKTDALRINFARLNAIDLVVLEQRLVAIIKATE